The Lacrimispora xylanolytica genome has a segment encoding these proteins:
- the addA gene encoding helicase-exonuclease AddAB subunit AddA, producing MAISWTDEQKAVIESRNRNLLVSAAAGSGKTAVLVERIIRMITEGEEPLKIDQLLVMTFTKAAADEMRERVLKAVDEKLMEQPDNTHLQIQAAMIPYAQITTIDSFCLGLIREHYNKLDIDPAFRVGDEGELILLRADVMKEMLEDFYEAADPQFEKFVETYATGKTDYGIEDYIMQVYTFSQSNPWPGEWIDRCRAELLADDMEGMMETEWMKFLMHDRKLQISELIIQIERAAEVCEEENGPEAYLPMMISDQRLLKRLLDAENYEAFNRELKEVSFDRLASIRKKDIDAEKKAYVTGIRDRVKKAVSKLSDLYCFESPDEVLSDIQGTREAVSMLLDLALEYARRYQEKKREKNLVDFNDLEHYALEILLKQKGDERIPSDAADELSKQFVEILVDEYQDSNDVQEALITSISRERFGTPNVFMVGDVKQSIYQFRLARPQLFLDKYETYQKEEGLYQKIELHQNFRSRNEVLTGINEVFYQIMTKNLGNIRYTRDTALHPGAFYPEGEGRIGEKPELMMIHAEGDLLKQLDEDGGEFTSRELEAKAIAARIREFVHPETGLMVFDKNLGGGGGYRTAQYGDMVILLRSLSGWAEDFVNVLMNEGIPAYAERKTGYFTAIEVEVILSLLNIIDNPMQDIPLAAVLKSPVCEVTDEEMAHMTALFKKKAKKGQDRGIYGAWQQYLLEYEEAEDMAYPYLYRKLERLSHMLMTYRAKAAYLSIHELLYDIYEGTGYYDYVSAMPAGEVRRANLAMLVEKASAYEKTSYTGLFHFIRYIENLKKYDTDFGEASLSGEDNTVRVMSIHKSKGLEFPVVFLAGMGKKFNKQDAYGKVLIDPDLGIGTDYLDLERRIKAPTLKKHVLRRKTELGAMGEELRVLYVAMTRAKEKLVMTGLDRYLEKKMERYQEVFRVDGAIPFTILSTADSYLDWMLMSLSGKYSDTAILLEEGQDTGSLIVKELPVTHLVGREVERQAGKKLTKERLLSLNTEEIYDEELQKELHAAFHYQYPHAAEIGLHTKLSVSELKKQGQFLDEEESEFLPTIPMFLKEEGEGDSVKGAYRGTAYHRVLELLNFGEVHTKGEILEAIDGFRREKRMDEESISLLSETILFNFLMSPLGKRLSLAQREGRLKKEQQFVIGIPAREMDLGDSDELILVQGIIDAYMEEEDGLVLVDYKTDRIREGEEEILKNRYQVQINYYTRALEQMTGKKVKEAVIYSLSLQKEVIVSSS from the coding sequence ATGGCGATCAGCTGGACGGATGAGCAAAAAGCGGTCATTGAAAGCAGAAACAGGAATCTTCTTGTCTCAGCGGCAGCAGGAAGCGGAAAGACAGCCGTTTTGGTGGAACGAATTATCCGTATGATCACAGAGGGGGAAGAGCCTTTAAAGATCGATCAGCTTTTAGTTATGACCTTTACAAAGGCAGCGGCAGATGAGATGCGGGAACGTGTCTTAAAGGCGGTAGATGAAAAGCTTATGGAACAACCGGACAATACTCATCTGCAGATACAGGCTGCTATGATTCCTTATGCCCAGATCACGACCATCGACAGCTTTTGTCTTGGACTCATAAGAGAGCATTACAACAAGCTGGACATTGATCCCGCTTTCCGGGTGGGAGACGAAGGGGAGCTTATTCTCCTTCGGGCAGATGTGATGAAGGAGATGCTGGAAGATTTTTATGAGGCAGCAGACCCTCAGTTTGAGAAGTTTGTGGAGACCTATGCCACCGGTAAAACGGATTATGGCATTGAAGATTATATCATGCAGGTTTATACCTTTTCCCAAAGCAATCCGTGGCCGGGGGAATGGATTGACCGCTGTCGGGCAGAGCTTTTGGCTGATGACATGGAAGGAATGATGGAAACGGAATGGATGAAATTTCTCATGCATGATAGGAAGCTTCAGATTTCTGAGTTAATAATCCAGATAGAGCGAGCCGCAGAGGTGTGCGAGGAAGAAAATGGGCCAGAGGCATATCTGCCCATGATGATCAGTGATCAGCGCCTGTTAAAGCGGCTTTTAGACGCAGAAAATTATGAGGCTTTTAACAGAGAGTTAAAGGAGGTTTCCTTTGACCGTCTGGCCTCCATTCGGAAAAAAGACATTGATGCGGAGAAAAAGGCTTATGTAACAGGAATCAGGGACCGTGTGAAAAAGGCAGTTTCAAAGCTTTCTGATCTTTACTGCTTTGAGTCCCCGGATGAAGTTCTCTCAGACATACAGGGAACCAGGGAAGCCGTATCCATGCTCCTTGATCTTGCTTTGGAATATGCCAGAAGGTATCAGGAGAAAAAGCGGGAAAAGAATCTGGTGGATTTTAATGACTTAGAGCATTATGCCCTTGAAATCCTGTTAAAGCAGAAGGGGGATGAACGAATTCCATCCGATGCAGCCGATGAGTTAAGCAAGCAGTTCGTTGAGATTTTGGTGGATGAGTATCAGGACAGCAATGATGTTCAGGAGGCTTTAATCACCAGTATATCAAGGGAGCGGTTCGGTACACCCAATGTTTTTATGGTAGGAGATGTGAAGCAGAGTATTTATCAGTTCCGTCTGGCCAGACCTCAGCTTTTTTTGGATAAATACGAGACCTACCAAAAGGAAGAGGGATTATACCAGAAAATAGAGCTACATCAGAATTTCCGAAGCAGAAATGAGGTTCTTACCGGAATCAATGAAGTGTTTTATCAGATTATGACAAAGAATCTGGGAAATATTCGTTATACCAGAGATACCGCTCTTCACCCCGGAGCCTTTTACCCGGAAGGGGAAGGCAGGATAGGAGAAAAGCCGGAGCTTATGATGATTCATGCAGAAGGCGATCTCTTAAAGCAGCTTGATGAGGATGGGGGAGAGTTTACCAGCCGTGAATTGGAGGCAAAGGCGATTGCTGCCAGGATTCGTGAATTCGTTCATCCGGAAACAGGACTTATGGTCTTTGATAAGAATTTAGGCGGCGGGGGTGGTTATCGGACGGCACAGTATGGAGATATGGTTATTTTGCTAAGAAGCTTAAGCGGCTGGGCAGAGGATTTTGTAAACGTATTGATGAACGAAGGAATTCCGGCTTATGCGGAAAGAAAAACCGGTTATTTTACTGCCATTGAGGTAGAGGTAATACTTTCCCTTCTTAACATCATAGATAACCCCATGCAGGATATCCCTCTGGCAGCCGTGTTAAAATCCCCTGTCTGTGAGGTAACAGACGAAGAGATGGCCCACATGACCGCTCTCTTTAAAAAGAAGGCAAAGAAGGGACAGGACCGGGGAATCTATGGAGCCTGGCAGCAGTACCTTTTGGAATATGAAGAAGCAGAGGATATGGCTTATCCTTATTTATATAGGAAACTGGAGCGATTATCTCACATGCTGATGACCTACCGGGCAAAGGCAGCTTATTTATCCATCCATGAACTGCTTTATGATATATACGAAGGAACCGGGTACTATGATTACGTTTCAGCCATGCCAGCCGGAGAAGTAAGAAGGGCCAATTTAGCCATGCTGGTGGAAAAAGCATCTGCTTATGAAAAAACCAGCTACACCGGGCTGTTTCATTTCATCCGTTACATTGAAAATCTTAAAAAATACGATACGGATTTTGGAGAGGCTTCCCTGTCCGGGGAGGATAATACCGTTCGTGTCATGAGTATCCATAAGAGTAAGGGACTGGAATTTCCCGTTGTATTCTTAGCGGGTATGGGGAAAAAGTTTAATAAACAGGACGCATATGGAAAAGTGCTCATTGATCCGGACCTTGGGATTGGAACCGATTATCTGGATCTGGAGCGGCGTATCAAAGCCCCCACCCTAAAAAAGCATGTCTTACGCCGAAAAACAGAGCTTGGGGCTATGGGAGAAGAGCTTAGGGTTCTCTATGTTGCCATGACCAGAGCAAAGGAAAAGCTGGTCATGACTGGACTGGACCGTTATCTGGAAAAGAAGATGGAGCGGTATCAGGAGGTCTTTCGGGTAGACGGAGCCATTCCGTTTACCATTCTCTCTACTGCAGATTCTTATTTAGACTGGATGCTCATGAGTCTTTCGGGGAAATATTCGGATACAGCCATTCTTTTGGAGGAAGGTCAGGATACGGGCAGCCTGATTGTAAAGGAATTGCCTGTGACCCATCTGGTAGGTAGGGAGGTTGAGCGCCAGGCAGGAAAGAAACTGACCAAGGAGCGGCTGCTCTCCCTTAATACAGAAGAAATCTATGATGAGGAGCTTCAAAAGGAGTTACATGCAGCGTTTCACTACCAATATCCTCATGCAGCTGAAATAGGACTTCACACCAAGCTGTCAGTTTCAGAGCTAAAGAAACAGGGACAGTTTCTCGATGAGGAGGAAAGCGAGTTTCTGCCTACCATTCCCATGTTCCTAAAAGAAGAAGGGGAGGGGGATTCCGTTAAAGGTGCTTACCGTGGAACCGCCTATCACCGCGTGCTGGAGCTGCTTAACTTTGGAGAGGTACACACAAAGGGAGAGATTTTAGAAGCCATCGATGGTTTTCGAAGAGAAAAGCGTATGGATGAGGAAAGCATTTCCCTCCTGTCAGAAACCATACTTTTTAACTTTTTAATGTCTCCTCTTGGAAAACGGCTGTCCCTGGCACAAAGGGAAGGAAGATTAAAGAAAGAACAACAGTTCGTTATTGGGATTCCTGCAAGAGAAATGGACCTTGGAGATTCAGATGAGCTTATTTTAGTCCAGGGTATTATTGACGCTTATATGGAAGAAGAGGACGGGCTGGTTTTAGTGGATTATAAAACGGACCGCATCAGAGAAGGGGAAGAAGAGATCTTAAAAAACAGGTATCAGGTGCAGATTAATTACTATACCCGGGCTCTGGAGCAGATGACTGGAAAAAAGGTAAAAGAAGCAGTCATTTATTCCTTGTCCCTTCAAAAAGAAGTGATAGTAAGCAGTTCATAA
- a CDS encoding amidohydrolase family protein, whose protein sequence is MAERKNFVLKGNICYSEDIHLLRTVEQGYLVCLEGKTEGVYKELPEQFKALPLTDWGDMLIIPGLVDLHIHAPQFSFRGLNMDLELLDWLNTNTFPEEAKYKDLDYAKKAYQIFADTMKKSATTRACIFATIHRPATELLMDLMEETGLKTMVGKVNMDRNSPDYYCEKSPKESERDTIEWLESVMSKYDNVTPILTPRFIPCCTDELMERLSRIQKKYRIPVQSHLSENKSEIHWVKELCPTSRFYGDAYDQFGLFGKPAKTVMAHCVYSTHEEIDLMEEQGVFIAHCPQSNTNLSSGIAPVRTYLERKMNIGLGTDVAGGSGESIFRAMVDAVSVSKLRWRLLDESLRPVTMEEAFYMGTLGGGAFFGKVGSFLKGYEFDALILDDSSLPHPQPLSLKERLERFIYLSDDRHIKGKFTEGSRIF, encoded by the coding sequence ATGGCTGAACGAAAAAATTTTGTCTTAAAAGGAAACATATGCTACAGTGAGGATATTCATCTGTTACGGACAGTGGAACAAGGGTATTTGGTATGTTTGGAGGGAAAAACAGAAGGTGTTTATAAAGAGCTGCCAGAGCAGTTTAAAGCCCTTCCCCTTACGGACTGGGGAGATATGCTTATCATTCCTGGTCTTGTGGACCTTCACATTCATGCCCCCCAGTTTTCATTCCGCGGGCTAAATATGGATCTGGAGCTTTTGGACTGGCTCAATACCAACACGTTTCCGGAAGAAGCCAAGTACAAGGATCTGGATTATGCAAAAAAGGCCTATCAGATTTTTGCCGATACAATGAAGAAAAGTGCAACGACAAGAGCCTGCATTTTTGCCACCATACACCGTCCGGCCACGGAGCTTTTAATGGATCTTATGGAAGAGACCGGGTTAAAGACGATGGTGGGAAAGGTGAATATGGACAGGAATTCTCCTGATTATTATTGCGAAAAAAGCCCCAAAGAGTCGGAACGGGATACCATAGAGTGGCTGGAGTCTGTTATGTCGAAATACGACAATGTCACCCCCATACTTACTCCCAGGTTTATTCCATGCTGTACGGATGAGTTGATGGAACGCCTGTCAAGGATACAGAAGAAGTACAGGATACCGGTTCAGTCACATCTGTCGGAAAATAAAAGTGAGATTCATTGGGTGAAGGAGCTTTGTCCGACCTCAAGGTTTTACGGAGATGCCTACGACCAGTTTGGTCTGTTTGGCAAGCCTGCTAAGACCGTTATGGCACATTGCGTTTATTCTACCCATGAGGAGATAGACCTAATGGAGGAACAGGGAGTCTTTATTGCCCATTGTCCTCAGTCCAATACCAATTTGTCTTCTGGAATTGCGCCAGTGAGAACTTATCTGGAGCGTAAGATGAACATTGGTCTTGGAACTGATGTGGCAGGAGGCAGTGGGGAATCCATATTCCGCGCCATGGTAGATGCCGTTTCCGTATCTAAATTAAGGTGGCGCCTTCTTGATGAAAGCTTAAGGCCGGTAACCATGGAGGAGGCATTTTACATGGGTACCTTAGGTGGAGGAGCTTTCTTCGGAAAGGTTGGAAGCTTTTTAAAAGGCTATGAGTTTGATGCTCTGATACTGGATGACAGCAGTCTGCCTCATCCACAGCCACTTTCCTTAAAAGAGAGGCTGGAACGTTTTATTTACCTGTCTGATGACAGGCATATTAAAGGAAAATTTACAGAAGGAAGCCGGATCTTTTAA
- a CDS encoding NCS2 family permease, giving the protein MATKDRGSFLDKTFHLSQNHTDVKTEVVAGITTFMTTAYILAVNPSILSAAGMDSGAVFTATALASLLGTLLMAWLANYPFVLAPGMGLNAFFAYTVVLNMGYTWQMALAAVFIEGLLFIVLSLTSVREGIFNAIPINLKHAVSVGIGLFIAFIGMQNAKIVVDSSTLVSFYSFKHSFTDGTFHTVGITVLLAIIGILVTSILVIKNVKGNMLWGILITWILGMICEATGLYQPNPELGMFSVFPDLSAGFGIKSMAPTFMKMDFSRVFSLDFLVVMFAFLFVDLFDTLGTLIGVASKANMLDKDGRLPNVKGSLLSDAIATTAGAVFGTSTVVAFVESAAGVAEGGRTGLTAVVASILFGLSLFLSPIFLAIPSFATAPALVVVGFLMLTSIVKIDFNDFTEAIPAYITIVAMPFMYSISEGISMGVISYVIINVVTGKSKEKKISTLMYILAVLFVLKYILI; this is encoded by the coding sequence ATGGCAACGAAAGATAGGGGAAGTTTTTTAGATAAGACATTCCACTTGTCACAAAACCACACGGATGTAAAAACCGAGGTGGTGGCTGGTATTACCACGTTTATGACAACTGCTTACATTCTTGCAGTGAACCCCAGCATCTTAAGTGCAGCTGGAATGGACAGCGGTGCTGTATTTACAGCCACTGCACTGGCATCATTGTTGGGAACACTTTTGATGGCCTGGCTTGCAAACTATCCGTTTGTACTGGCTCCGGGTATGGGACTGAATGCTTTTTTTGCTTACACCGTAGTACTCAACATGGGATACACCTGGCAGATGGCTCTGGCGGCCGTATTCATTGAAGGTCTGCTATTTATCGTTCTTTCTCTTACCAGTGTCAGAGAAGGAATTTTCAATGCAATTCCAATTAATTTAAAGCATGCGGTTTCTGTAGGAATCGGTCTTTTTATTGCATTTATCGGAATGCAGAATGCTAAAATTGTTGTAGACAGCTCCACTCTTGTTTCCTTTTATTCATTTAAACATTCTTTTACAGATGGAACCTTCCATACCGTTGGTATTACTGTTTTACTTGCAATCATCGGTATTCTTGTTACATCCATACTTGTAATTAAGAATGTAAAAGGCAACATGTTATGGGGAATTTTAATTACCTGGATCCTTGGTATGATTTGTGAAGCGACTGGCCTGTACCAGCCAAATCCAGAGCTTGGTATGTTCAGTGTTTTCCCGGATTTAAGTGCAGGATTTGGAATTAAAAGCATGGCTCCTACCTTTATGAAGATGGATTTCTCCAGAGTATTTTCCCTGGACTTTCTGGTAGTTATGTTTGCATTCCTGTTCGTTGACCTATTCGATACCCTGGGAACTCTCATTGGAGTTGCATCAAAAGCGAACATGCTTGATAAAGACGGAAGACTTCCTAACGTCAAAGGCTCTCTCTTATCAGATGCCATTGCAACAACCGCAGGTGCTGTATTCGGAACCTCTACAGTGGTTGCATTCGTTGAAAGTGCAGCTGGTGTAGCAGAAGGCGGAAGAACAGGACTTACTGCAGTCGTAGCCAGTATTTTGTTTGGTTTATCCCTGTTTTTATCTCCCATTTTCCTGGCGATTCCGTCCTTTGCGACGGCACCGGCTCTGGTTGTGGTAGGATTTTTAATGCTGACTTCCATTGTAAAGATTGATTTTAATGATTTTACAGAGGCGATTCCGGCTTATATTACCATCGTTGCCATGCCGTTTATGTACAGCATTTCTGAAGGTATCTCCATGGGAGTCATTTCCTATGTTATCATTAATGTTGTTACAGGAAAGAGCAAGGAGAAGAAGATCAGTACCCTGATGTATATTCTGGCGGTTCTGTTTGTTCTAAAGTATATATTGATCTAG
- a CDS encoding TspO/MBR family protein: MNANRRKLLAFIILPLAVGAVAGILTRNSMTTYNTLNQPALSPPGWLFPVVWTILYILMGVSSYLVATSPSPKKREALMLYALQLFLNFIWSPIFFGLGNYVLAFLVLIVLWYVVFRMIRIFFRVDPTAALLQIPYLLWLTFAAYLNLAIIFLN; encoded by the coding sequence ATGAATGCAAACAGAAGAAAGCTTTTGGCCTTTATCATACTTCCCCTGGCTGTTGGAGCAGTTGCAGGGATACTTACACGAAACAGCATGACTACTTACAACACCTTGAACCAGCCTGCTCTTTCTCCTCCTGGCTGGCTGTTTCCGGTAGTCTGGACCATTTTATACATACTCATGGGAGTCAGCTCCTATTTAGTTGCCACCTCTCCCTCTCCAAAGAAACGGGAAGCCCTCATGCTTTATGCCCTCCAGCTGTTCCTTAATTTCATCTGGAGCCCGATTTTCTTTGGCCTTGGAAATTACGTTCTGGCATTCCTGGTCTTAATTGTCTTATGGTACGTTGTATTTAGGATGATCCGCATCTTTTTCCGTGTGGATCCCACAGCTGCACTTTTGCAGATTCCCTATCTTTTGTGGCTTACGTTCGCCGCATATTTAAACCTGGCCATTATCTTTTTAAACTAA
- a CDS encoding flavin reductase family protein, whose translation MLREVELNQCKLDPLTLIGEEWMLVSAGNEKGYNMMTASWGGIGVMWGKPVTTIVLRPQRYTLEFVDREDYYTLSFFDETYKKALGYCGSHSGRDVDKEKETGLTPLFDGDAPYFKEAKLVLICRKLFKQGIDPEGFVDKALDGKNYPDKDYHQCFVGEIVKILKDDDSKSS comes from the coding sequence ATGTTAAGAGAAGTAGAACTAAACCAGTGTAAATTAGATCCGCTCACATTGATCGGAGAGGAATGGATGCTTGTTTCTGCCGGGAATGAAAAAGGTTATAATATGATGACTGCAAGCTGGGGCGGAATTGGAGTCATGTGGGGGAAGCCGGTAACGACCATTGTACTTCGCCCACAAAGATACACCCTGGAATTTGTAGACAGGGAGGATTATTATACCTTAAGCTTTTTTGATGAAACCTACAAGAAAGCTCTGGGATATTGCGGTTCTCATTCCGGCCGGGATGTGGATAAGGAAAAAGAAACGGGCCTTACTCCCTTATTCGACGGAGATGCTCCCTATTTTAAAGAAGCGAAGCTTGTGCTCATCTGCCGTAAGCTGTTTAAGCAGGGCATTGATCCGGAGGGGTTTGTAGATAAGGCGTTAGATGGAAAGAACTATCCGGATAAGGATTATCATCAATGCTTTGTTGGTGAAATCGTAAAGATTTTAAAAGATGATGATTCCAAGTCTTCATAA
- a CDS encoding DUF4280 domain-containing protein gives MKDKFETVEGITLTCSMGSCSSPLKVPASRSFDEGGRRLVTVMDYKPGTNITSFGTCTRMTPPQPCVPVVLIPWMVKDNKVKINGDAALSDQYVLSCLCGGVIRLNKL, from the coding sequence ATGAAAGACAAATTTGAGACAGTGGAAGGGATCACTTTAACGTGCTCCATGGGAAGCTGCTCCAGCCCTTTAAAGGTTCCGGCCAGCCGCAGTTTTGATGAGGGGGGAAGGCGGCTGGTTACTGTCATGGATTATAAACCTGGGACTAATATCACCTCTTTTGGCACGTGTACAAGGATGACGCCACCCCAGCCATGTGTTCCGGTGGTCTTAATTCCATGGATGGTAAAAGATAATAAAGTTAAGATAAATGGGGATGCAGCCCTGTCCGATCAATATGTCTTATCCTGTTTGTGCGGCGGAGTCATTCGGCTTAACAAGCTATAA
- a CDS encoding pyridoxamine 5'-phosphate oxidase family protein — protein sequence MNEDILKKAEAIIQQTTVHSGPEGFNPYCVLALMDKNGGPTASTITPSKAQGIQWISFCTGLGSTKSKRIFDCTKASVCFNTGGDYNITLTGWMEVSTAPDIRHEMWYSGMANHFNSPDDPGYCVLIFHTTSYLWIDCQAAAGEL from the coding sequence ATGAACGAAGATATTCTTAAAAAAGCAGAGGCTATTATTCAGCAAACTACGGTGCACTCCGGACCGGAAGGCTTTAATCCTTATTGCGTTCTGGCTCTCATGGATAAGAATGGAGGTCCTACGGCTTCCACCATTACACCATCAAAAGCCCAGGGAATTCAGTGGATCAGCTTTTGTACCGGTCTTGGAAGCACTAAGTCAAAACGGATTTTTGACTGTACCAAAGCCAGTGTATGCTTTAATACCGGGGGAGACTATAACATTACCTTAACCGGCTGGATGGAAGTTTCAACAGCCCCTGACATCCGGCATGAGATGTGGTATTCCGGCATGGCAAACCACTTTAACAGCCCAGATGATCCCGGTTACTGCGTCCTGATCTTTCACACCACGAGCTACTTATGGATAGACTGCCAAGCGGCAGCGGGTGAATTATAG